A single window of Neurospora crassa OR74A linkage group VII, whole genome shotgun sequence DNA harbors:
- the mss4 gene encoding phosphatidylinositol-4-phosphate 5-kinase its3, which yields MPSFAPDQNSPIYQHSPAVVHLNPAGQYGQPNGKVDDHPLPRHSHSHTSIESFDDEGSSQSTHTSTDDLDISTRLNGDSLRRHPNMTSSPNGGVDGDVDGMSGKLHGMNLNGANRADGGARLGGHQVTKSGKPHPNGRFPIAIPDRTVRPTPDAQATHDQKGASLGSANTVSIHPPPANTGDVRTTENGTPTPSAHQTSNGYFPSSPPAQRRDSAPSSPSSPHRYSSPPLYNPAAPISASTSALAPPPGPGIKHRHTLEVPRPSGPRGSKDGSDATYATGRFSPTGVAGVRRASLNLARRNTRSLHSEMPRDEVVPDDDALRWAEVYREKRASKRRKRDAEDDDRVVVGTKVDETHANWVTAYNMLTGIRVSVSRTNAKLDRPLTDADFEAKQKSTFDIAGNELVPSAKYDFKFKDYAPWVFRHLRARFGLDPADYLMSLTGKYILSELGSPGKSGSFFYFSRDYKYIIKTIHHAEHKFLRKILKDYFKHVTENPNTLLSQFYGLHRVKMPYGKKIHFVVMNNLFPPHRDIHQTFDLKGSTIGRDYKEEDLDKNPRATLKDLNWLRRHRHLELGLQKKKMFLEQLQKDVRLLQKLQIMDYSLLVGIHDLQRGNEENLRDKTLRVFNPGGEHSREDPSSVLLRTPSKLENARKARELRQMVKSERPVPMGETSSRMPDELEHNQSRVGFVFNQDDGGFRATHEDNTPADEIYYLGVIDCLTHYGIIKKLENFWKGLSGDRTQISALPPHEYGERFINFIEGITMSCEEAIREAQERDAQMQAEAALADQEQQRAGARNGRSSTTVPPLPSGVQSPEAESTMQRAEREAYKTGVSEEDVPTKTLRTTLSPGSLERRDNIASQTSILPVVEEAAEGRSSTEQQVHNSRVSNLAGESEYRPMTPAKDGEERQAGFGNPLLRGHARDYRDPGPPPPTPPKTGYGYGSPQSLKDGADSGYSIGLMNGNSNGKSVDMKSSSGSLRSNKGGHQIVGRESLDKALPPLPFGDAQTRPQGVS from the exons ATGCCCTCCTTCGCACCCGACCAGAACTCGCCAATCTACCAGCACTCCCCCGCCGTCGTACACCTCAACCCTGCCGGTCAATACGGGCAACCTAACGGCAAGGTCGATGACCACCCACTTCCTCGTCACTCTCATTCTCACACGTCAATCGAGAGCTTCGACGACGAGGGTTCCAGCCAATCGACACACACCTCTACCGACGATTTGGACATCAGCACACGATTGAATGGGGACAGTCTGCGACGACATCCCAACATGACCTCTTCGCCAAATGGAGGTGTTGATGGCGATGTGGACGGGATGAGTGGGAAACTACATGGGATGAACCTGAACGGGGCAAACAGGGCCGACGGGGGCGCCAGGCTGGGCGGCCATCAAGTCACGAAAAGCGGGAAGCCGCACCCAAACGGCAGGTTTCCTATTGCAATTCCGGACCGGACAGTCCGTCCAACTCCGGACGCTCAAGCGACACACGACCAAAAGGGTGCCTCCCTGGGCTCTGCCAACACTGTTTCAATTCATCCACCCCCGGCCAACACGGGAGACGTTCGCACCACCGAGAACGGGACGCCCACGCCCTCCGCCCACCAGACTTCCAACGGATactttccatcatcaccaccagctcAGCGGCGTGATTCGGCACCTAGCAGCCCTTCTTCACCGCATCGTTACTCGTCGCCGCCCTTGTACAACCCTGCAGCACCCATCTCAGCCTCCACCAGTGCCCTCGCACCGCCACCCGGTCCCGGTATTAAACATCGCCATACCCTCGAAGTCCCTAGACCTTCGGGTCCTCGTGGATCCAAGGACGGCTCCGATGCTACGTATGCAACCGGTCGCTTCTCACCAACTGGCGTTGCTGGCGTGCGTAGGGCGTCGCTGAATCTTGCTAGAAGGAACACACGATCTCTCCACTCGGAAATGCCTCGCGACGAAGTTGTGCCAGATGACGACGCATTGCGATGGGCCGAAGTCTACAGGGAGAAACGGGCcagcaagaggaggaagagagatgccgaagacgacgaccgGGTTGTGGTTGGCACCAAGGTCGACGAGACACATGCCAACTGGGTCACAGCCTACAACATGCTGACCGGCATTCGAGTCTCGGTATCGCGAACGAATGCCAAGCTTGACCGCCCGCTGACGGACGCTGACTTCGAGGCCAAGCAAAAATCCACCTTTGACAT TGCTGGAAACGAGCTGGTGCCATCCGCCAAGTATGACTTCAAGTTCAAGGACTATGCGCCTTGGGTTTTCCGACATCTCCGCGCACGCTTCGGCCTGGATCCAGCAGACTATCTCATGTCACTGACAGGCAAGTATATACTTTCCGAGCTAGGTTCTCCTGGCAAGAGCGGCAGtttcttttacttttctCGCGATTACAAGTACATCATCAAGACCATTCACCATGCCGAGCATAAGTTTCTTCGCAAGATCCTCAAGGATTACTTCAAGCATGTTACCGAAAACCCCAACACCCTTCTCTCGCAATTTTACGGCCTACACCGGGTCAAGATGCCCTATGGCAAAAAGATTCACTTTGTCGTCATGAACAACCTCTTCCCTCCGCACCGGGACATCCACCAGACCTTCGATTTGAAGGGTTCAACAATTGGTCGCGACTACAAGGAGGAAGATCTTGACAAGAACCCAAGGGCAACACTAAAGGACCTAAACTGGCTTCGACGACACCGACATCTCGAACTTGGActtcagaagaagaagatgtttTTGGAGCAGCTCCAGAAGGATGTTCGGTTGCTTCAGAAGCTACAGATAATGGATTATTCTCTGCTTGTCGGCATCCATGATCTTCAGAGAGGAAACGAGGAAAATCTGCGGGACAAGACCCTACGTGTGTTCAACCCTGGCGGTGAACATTCACGCGAGGACCCTTCCTCCGTCTTGCTGCGGACTCCATCCAAGTTGGAGAATGCGCGGAAGGCTAGGGAATTGAGGCAGATGGTCAAATCCGAGAGGCCAGTTCCTATGGGAGAGACGAGCAGCCGGATGCCCGACGAACTTGAGCACAATCAGAGCCGCGTGGGCTTTGTTTTCAACCAGGATGACGGAGGATTCCGTGCAACCCATGAGGACAACACCCCGGCGGATGAGATCTATTACCTCGGAGTGATTGACTGCTTGACACAT TACGGCATCATCAAGAAACTGGAAAACTTTTGGAAGGGCTTGTCGGGCGATCGTACTCAGATTTCTGCCCTCCCCCCTCACGAATATGGCGAGCGGTTCATCAATTTCATTGAGGGTATCACCATGTCATGCGAGGAGGCGATTCGTGAAGCCCAGGAGAGAGACGCACAGAtgcaagcagaagcagccCTGGCCGATCAGGAGCAACAGCGAGCTGGCGCACGCAACGGTCGCTCTTCAACGACAGTACCACCTCTACCCTCTGGTGTTCAGTCACCAGAAGCCGAATCAACGATGCAGAGGGCGGAGCGTGAGGCGTACAAGACTGGCGTGTCAGAGGAGGACGTACCGACCAAGACGCTCCGGACGACGCTCTCCCCTGGCAGCCTCGAGCGGAGGGACAACATAGCTAGCCAAACCAGCATCTTACCGGTGGTTGAAGAGGCTGCAGAGGGTCGGTCATCCACCGAGCAACAGGTCCACAATAGCCGAGTTAGCAACTTGGCTGGTGAAAGCGAGTACCGCCCGATGACCCCTGCCAAGGACGGCGAGGAAAGACAGGCCGGGTTTGGCAACCCGCTCCTGAGGGGTCATGCTCGCGACTACCGAGACCCtgggccaccaccaccaacaccgccCAAGACAGGGTATGGATACGGATCACCTCAGTCCCTGAAGGACGGCGCTGATAGCGGCTATAGCATTGGCCTCATGAACGGCAATAGCAATGGCAAATCCGTCGACATGAAGAGCTCCAGTGGCTCGCTCAGATCCAACAAGGGCGGTCACCAAATTGTTGGTCGGGAAAGCCTGGATAAGGCCCTGCCCCCGCTTCCCTTCGGCGATGCACAGACTCGGCCCCAAGGCGTGTCATAG
- the aln-1 gene encoding allantoinase, whose protein sequence is MTVLAFLPDAAAEPLVVLVSNRAVLTQPDDSLLLTPATIAISSTTGKIVFVAPTVLSKEAFPASSTYVDYGNKLILPGLVDAHVHLNEPGRTEWEGFATGTRAAASGGVTTVIDMPLNAIPPTTTLEGFKVKLAAAQGQCWVDVGFYGGVIPGNADQLLPLVEAGVRGFKGFLIESGVDEFPAVSSSDIALAMTTLKDTPTTLMFHAEMLPPITDSVGDGVTRSEPPLAPKGELTSYSTFLESRPPAFETYAIEEILSMAGLAPQLHLHIVHLSATEAIPILRNARARGVNITAETCFHYLGLASDNIEDGDTRHKCCPPIREQSNQDKLWAELTAGDDSCIRTVVSDHSPCTPELKLLPDHLSVQPEFDEQNGALLRRPSLRFTDSGIDVTLPEDLEEQNTNKTDCCGNHEHAAELSYVQQDAAAGPQGQGDFFAAWGGISSVGLGLPILHTTATTRGAPLSIVDVVRLCCQATAKQVGLSHRKGGLKVGMDGDVCVFDDEEEWVLRAGDMKWKNKCSPWEGHQFKGRVRETWLRGTKVYQLGGGNGGFVSGVPVGEAITERRVV, encoded by the coding sequence ATGACGGTATTAGCCTTCCTCCCGGACGCGGCAGCTGAGCCGCTTGTCGTACTCGTCTCCAACAGGGCCGTTCTCACTCAGCCCGACGACTCGCTCCTCCTCACACCCGCTACCATcgccatctcctccaccaccggcaAGATCGTCTTCGTAGCCCCAACCGTCCTGTCGAAAGAAGCGTTCCCCGCGTCGAGCACATATGTGGACTATGGCAACAAGCTCATACTCCCTGGCCTCGTAGACGCCCACGTCCACCTCAACGAGCCCGGCCGTACAGAATGGGAAGGCTTCGCAACTGGCACGAGGGCCGCTGCCTCGGGCGGCGTCACTACCGTCATCGACATGCCATTGAACGCCAttcctcccaccaccacactcGAAGGCTTCAAGGTAAAacttgctgctgctcaggGTCAATGCTGGGTCGATGTTGGCTTCTATGGCGGTGTCATTCCCGGCAACGCCGACCAGCTGCTCCCCCTCGTTGAGGCCGGTGTCCGTGGCTTCAAGGGATTCCTTATCGAGTCCGGAGTCGACGAGTTCCCCGCCGTCTCCTCAAGCGACATTGCCCTCGCCATGACCACTCTCAAGGACACCCCGACGACCCTCATGTTCCACGCCGAGATGCTCCCGCCCATCACTGACTCGGTCGGCGACGGCGTCACCCGTTCCGAGCCGCCCCTGGCCCCCAAGGGCGAGCTCACCAGCTACTCCACCTTCCTCGAGTCGCGCCCGCCCGCCTTCGAGACCTACGCCATCGAGGAGATCCTCTCCATGGCCGGCCTTGCGCCTCAGCTGCACTTGCACATCGTCCACCTGTCGGCGACCGAGGCGATCCCGATCCTGCGCAACGCCCGCGCCCGTGGCGTCAACATTACCGCCGAGACGTGCTTCCACTACCTCGGCCTGGCCTCGGACAACATCGAGGACGGCGACACCCGCCACAAGTGCTGCCCGCCCATCCGCGAGCAGTCCAACCAGGACAAGCTCTGGGCCGAGCTCACCGCCGGCGACGACAGCTGCATCCGCACCGTTGTGTCCGACCACAGCCCCTGCACCCCCGAGCTCAAGCTGCTGCCCGACCACCTGTCCGTCCAGCCCGAATTCGACGAGCAGAACGGCGCCTTGCTCCGTCGCCCCAGCCTCCGCTTCACCGACTCTGGCATCGACGTCACTCTCCCCGAGGACCTGGAGGAGCAGAACACCAATAAGACCGACTGCTGCGGTAACCACGAGCACGCCGCCGAGCTGTCCTACGTCCAGCAAGACGCCGCTGCCGGACCCCAGGGCCAGGGCGACTTCTTCGCCGCCTGGGGCGGCATTTCCTCCGTCGGTCTCGGCCTGCCTATCCTCCACACCACTGCCACCACCCGGGGCGCTCCGTTGTCGATTGTCGACGTTGTCCGGCTATGCTGCCAGGCCACGGCCAAGCAGGTTGGCTTGTCACACCGCAAGGGCGGGCTCAAGGTCGGCATGGACGGCGACGTTTGCGTTttcgacgatgaggaggagtgggtgTTGCGGGCGGGCGATATGAAGTGGAAGAACAAGTGCAGTCCGTGGGAGGGACACCAGTTCAAGGGCCGCGTGCGGGAGACGTGGCTGAGGGGTACAAAGGTCTATCAGCTTGGTGGGGGTAACGGGGGCTTCGTGAGTGGGGTGCCGGTTGGTGAGGCTATTACGGAGAGGAGGGTGGTTTAA